In a genomic window of Zootoca vivipara chromosome 5, rZooViv1.1, whole genome shotgun sequence:
- the ATG4B gene encoding cysteine protease ATG4B isoform X1, with the protein MDAATLTYDTLRFEYEDFPETKEPVWILGRKYSVLTEKEEILLDVTSRLWFTYRKSFPAIGGTGPTSDTGWGCMLRCGQMIFAQALVCRHLGRDWRWVKGKKQMENYYNVLNAFIDKKDSYYSIHQIAQMGVGEGKSIGQWYGPNTVAQVLKKLATFDTWSSLAVHIAMDNTVVMEEIRRLCKLSCPCPGAAAFPAAESDSLSNGYPDGAECMDRLLSWKPLVLLIPLRLGLTDINEAYIETLKHCFMMPQSLGVIGGKPNSAHYFIGYVGEELIYLDPHTTQPAVEPMESGHIPDESFHCQHPPCRMSIAELDPSIAVGFFCSNEEDFNDWCQQVKKLSLIRGALPMFELVEHQPSHFSSPDVLNLTPDSSDADRLERFFDSEDEDFEILSL; encoded by the exons CTACTCTCACGTACGATACTCTCAGGTTTGAGTATGAAGACTTCCCGGAAACCAAAGAGCCTGTTTGGATCCTGGGGAGAAAATATAGTGTATTAACAG AGAAAGAGGAGATCCTGTTAGACGTGACCTCTCGTCTTTGGTTCACATACAGAAAAAGCTTTCCAGCCATTG GGGGAACAGGTCCTACATCTgacactggctggggctgcatGTTAAGGTGTGGTCAGATGATCTTTGCTCAGGCCTTGGTTTGCAGGCACTTAGGCAGAG ATTGGAGGTGGGTGAAAGGGAAGAAGCAAATGGAAAACTATTACAATGTTCTCAATGCCTTCATTGACAAAAAAGACAGCTACTACTCAATCCACCAAATAG cccagatgggagttggagagggAAAATCCATAGGCCAGTGGTATGGACCAAACACAGTTGCACAAGTACTCAA AAAACTTGCCACTTTTGATACATGGAGCTCCTTGGCAGTGCACATAGCCATGGACAATACTGTTGTGATGGAGGAAATTA GAAGGCTGTGCAAGCTCAGCTGTCCATGTCCTGGGGCTGCAGCATTTCCTGCTGCAGAATCAGACTCGCTTTCCAATGGTTATCCAGATGGAGCAGAATGTATGGACAGGCTATTGTCCTGGAAACCTTTGGTGCTCCTGATACCTCTCCGCCTTGGTCTCACAGACATCAATGAAGCCTACATTGAAACACTGAAG CACTGTTTTATGATGCCTCAGTCCTTAGGAGTCATTGGAGGAAAACCTAATAGTGCTCATTATTTCATTGGATATGTAG GTGAAGAATTAATCTATCTTGACCCACACACTACTCAGCCTGCAGTGGAGCCCATGGAGAGCGGCCACATCCCTGATGAGAGTTTCCACTGTCAGCATCCACCCTGCAGAATGAGCATTGCGGAGCTTGATCCTTCAATTGCAGTG ggcTTCTTCTGCAGCAATGAGGAAGACTTCAATGACTGGTGCCAGCAAGTAAAGAAG TTGTCACTGATCAGAGGAGCCCTACCAATGTTTGAACTGGTTGAACACCAGCCGTCACACTTCTCTAGTCCTGATGTTTTGAATCTTACTCCAG ATTCTTCCGATGCAGACAGACTGGAAAGATTCTTTGATTCAGAAGATGAAGACTTTGAAATCTTATCTCTTTAA
- the ATG4B gene encoding cysteine protease ATG4B isoform X2 codes for MLRCGQMIFAQALVCRHLGRDWRWVKGKKQMENYYNVLNAFIDKKDSYYSIHQIAQMGVGEGKSIGQWYGPNTVAQVLKKLATFDTWSSLAVHIAMDNTVVMEEIRRLCKLSCPCPGAAAFPAAESDSLSNGYPDGAECMDRLLSWKPLVLLIPLRLGLTDINEAYIETLKHCFMMPQSLGVIGGKPNSAHYFIGYVGEELIYLDPHTTQPAVEPMESGHIPDESFHCQHPPCRMSIAELDPSIAVGFFCSNEEDFNDWCQQVKKLSLIRGALPMFELVEHQPSHFSSPDVLNLTPDSSDADRLERFFDSEDEDFEILSL; via the exons atGTTAAGGTGTGGTCAGATGATCTTTGCTCAGGCCTTGGTTTGCAGGCACTTAGGCAGAG ATTGGAGGTGGGTGAAAGGGAAGAAGCAAATGGAAAACTATTACAATGTTCTCAATGCCTTCATTGACAAAAAAGACAGCTACTACTCAATCCACCAAATAG cccagatgggagttggagagggAAAATCCATAGGCCAGTGGTATGGACCAAACACAGTTGCACAAGTACTCAA AAAACTTGCCACTTTTGATACATGGAGCTCCTTGGCAGTGCACATAGCCATGGACAATACTGTTGTGATGGAGGAAATTA GAAGGCTGTGCAAGCTCAGCTGTCCATGTCCTGGGGCTGCAGCATTTCCTGCTGCAGAATCAGACTCGCTTTCCAATGGTTATCCAGATGGAGCAGAATGTATGGACAGGCTATTGTCCTGGAAACCTTTGGTGCTCCTGATACCTCTCCGCCTTGGTCTCACAGACATCAATGAAGCCTACATTGAAACACTGAAG CACTGTTTTATGATGCCTCAGTCCTTAGGAGTCATTGGAGGAAAACCTAATAGTGCTCATTATTTCATTGGATATGTAG GTGAAGAATTAATCTATCTTGACCCACACACTACTCAGCCTGCAGTGGAGCCCATGGAGAGCGGCCACATCCCTGATGAGAGTTTCCACTGTCAGCATCCACCCTGCAGAATGAGCATTGCGGAGCTTGATCCTTCAATTGCAGTG ggcTTCTTCTGCAGCAATGAGGAAGACTTCAATGACTGGTGCCAGCAAGTAAAGAAG TTGTCACTGATCAGAGGAGCCCTACCAATGTTTGAACTGGTTGAACACCAGCCGTCACACTTCTCTAGTCCTGATGTTTTGAATCTTACTCCAG ATTCTTCCGATGCAGACAGACTGGAAAGATTCTTTGATTCAGAAGATGAAGACTTTGAAATCTTATCTCTTTAA